The Gouania willdenowi chromosome 7, fGouWil2.1, whole genome shotgun sequence genome includes a window with the following:
- the mipb gene encoding major intrinsic protein of lens fiber b, whose protein sequence is MWEFRSMNFWRAVFAEFFGTMFFVFFGIGAALRWTTGPHHVLHVALCFGLAAATLIQSIGHISGGHINPAVTFAYLVGSQLSLFRAIFYMAAQCLGAVAGAAVLYGVTPGNMRGNMAMNTLQPGISLGMATTVEVFLTMQLVICTFAVTDERRNGRLGSAALSIGFSITIGHLMGMYYTGAGMNPARSFAPAVLFRNFINHWVYWVGPMIGGAVGAILYDFMLFPRMRGLSERLATLKGSRPPENENQQDTRGEPIELKTQAL, encoded by the exons ATGTGGGAGTTCCGGTCTATGAATTTTTGGCGGGCAGTTTTTGCCGAGTTCTTTGGGACCATGTTCTTTGTGTTCTTTGGCATAGGTGCGGCCCTCCGCTGGACCACTGGGCCGCACCACGTCCTACATGTGGCACTGTGCTTTGGGTTGGCGGCTGCTACCCTCATTCAGTCCATTGGCCACATCAGCGGCGGTCACATCAACCCTGCCGTGACATTCGCCTACCTTGTTGGGTCGCAGTTGTCTCTGTTTCGTGCCATTTTCTACATGGCGGCACAGTGCTTGGGTGCTGTAGCTGGAGCTGCCGTGCTATATGGTGTCACACCTGGCAACATGAGAGGAAACATGGCAATGAACACG CTGCAACCTGGAATCAGTCTTGGGATGGCAACCACTGTGGAGGTGTTCCTCACCATGCAGCTCGTCATCTGCACGTTTGCTGTGACTGATGAGCGGCGAAATGGCCGTCTGGGATCTGCTGCACTGTCCATCGGTTTCTCTATCACCATCGGACATCTCATGGGG ATGTACTACACTGGAGCTGGAATGAACCCTGCCAGGTCTTTTGCCCCAGCCGTGCTCTTCAGAAACTTTATAAACCACTGG GTGTACTGGGTTGGACCCATGATAGGAGGCGCTGTGGGTGCCATCCTTTATGACTTCATGCTGTTCCCGCGTATGCGAGGTCTGTCAGAGCGCTTGGCCACACTGAAGGGCAGTCGGCCTCCTGAGAACGAGAACCAGCAGGACACCCGTGGGGAACCAATCGAGCTCAAGACACAAGCCCTATAA
- the LOC114467310 gene encoding aquaporin-4, which produces MTWRELRTRQFWRAILAELLGTLVLVSTVLGASVPGTGEAPGGPLYPAVAVGVVIVALGHCFGEISGAQVNPAVTLSLLATRKMDVLRAFVYITAQCLGATLAAGALFLALPLKPTAEHFINKVPMEVNAAQALGIEVLCTFQMVFTIFSVDEQRRRDSPEPGNLAIGLAHTAGVLLGARFSGACMNPGRALGPAIIIGFWENHWVYWLGPVLGAVLAGVSHEFFFARSASRQKLVACLTCRDIEIVETASMTGSSLSTVTQSAMRAKQANKQENN; this is translated from the exons ATGACGTGGCGAGAG CTGAGGACTCGGCAGTTCTGGCGTGCCATCCTGGCAGAGCTGCTGGGCACCCTGGTGTTAGTGAGCACCGTGCTGGGTGCCTCTGTGCCAGGCACCGGAGAGGCCCCCGGGGGGCCCCTGTACCCAGCAGTGGCCGTGGGTGTGGTGATTGTTGCACTGGGACACTGTTTTGGAGAAATAAGTGGGGCACAG GTGAATCCAGCTGTTACTCTGTCTCTTTTGGCCACTCGTAAAATGGATGTGCTGCGagcctttgtttatatcactgCTCAGTGTTTGGGGGCCACTTTAGCAGCTGGGGCCCTTTTCCTGGCCCTGCCACTAAAACCCACTGCAGAACATTTCATCAACAAG GTTCCTATGGAGGTAAATGCAGCTCAGGCTCTGGGCATTGAGGTTCTGTGCACCTTTCAGATGGTTTTCACCATCTTCTCAGTGGATGAACAGCGACGAAGGGATAGTCCAGAGCCAGGAAACCTAGCCATTGGGTTGGCACACACTGCTGGAGTGCTGTTAGGG GCTCGGTTTTCAGGTGCATGTATGAACCCTGGGCGTGCTCTGGGTCCAGCTATCATCATTGGCTTCTGGGAAAACCATTGG GTTTATTGGCTGGGGCCGGTGCTTGGGGCCGTCCTGGCCGGGGTGTCCCACGAGTTCTTCTTTGCTCGCAGTGCCTCTCGTCAGAAGCTGGTGGCCTGTTTGACCTGCAGGGACATTGAGATTGTGGAGACGGCGAGCATGACGGGATCATCCTTGTCCACGGTCACGCAGAGCGCCATGAGGGCGAAGCAGGCCAACAAACAGGAGAACAACTGA